In a single window of the Campylobacter hyointestinalis subsp. lawsonii genome:
- a CDS encoding CCA tRNA nucleotidyltransferase, with amino-acid sequence MSKIALNLSQNNELSALIKFLKKHTKRAYLVGGCVRDLLLGLPNSDFDIEIYDISSDKFDDLMKDIGASGVGKSYFVYKFKNFDLSLPRIESKNGVGHKAFDVFYCNDEMIASKRRDFTINSIMLNIFTGEILDFWGGKQDLKSNTLRVVDENSFKDDSLRVLRAVQFAARFALRADNNSLKIMQSIDISDLSLERKRQELEKFFKAEHQAYGVGLLMDLGLDKKLFGVKLSAKFGKKVEKHFALLQDSRVFLYDLIGEYRLDPKQILSSLSLGKFYRRLINEPFLKRCTKFDMMKISLNMSLSQWLGLNTKKRISLAKELGFYDKKFSPVIDISKANGLKSKELGKFIEQQKELAIKKYLRIKN; translated from the coding sequence ATGTCGAAAATCGCCTTAAACTTATCTCAAAATAACGAGTTAAGCGCTCTTATAAAATTCCTAAAAAAACATACAAAACGTGCTTATTTGGTAGGCGGATGTGTCAGAGATCTGTTGCTTGGCTTGCCAAATAGCGACTTTGATATAGAAATATATGATATTTCTAGCGATAAGTTTGATGATTTGATGAAAGATATCGGCGCTAGTGGTGTAGGTAAAAGCTACTTTGTATATAAATTTAAAAACTTTGATCTAAGCCTTCCTAGAATCGAGAGTAAAAATGGTGTAGGGCATAAAGCTTTTGACGTTTTTTACTGTAATGATGAAATGATCGCTAGTAAAAGGCGTGACTTTACGATAAATTCCATAATGCTAAATATTTTTACCGGCGAAATTCTTGACTTTTGGGGTGGCAAACAAGACTTAAAGAGTAACACTTTAAGAGTTGTAGATGAAAATAGCTTCAAAGATGATAGCCTTAGAGTGTTAAGAGCTGTGCAGTTTGCGGCTAGATTTGCCTTAAGGGCAGATAATAATAGTTTAAAAATAATGCAAAGTATCGACATAAGCGACTTGAGTTTAGAGCGAAAACGCCAGGAGCTTGAGAAATTTTTCAAAGCAGAACATCAAGCTTATGGAGTTGGGTTGCTTATGGACTTAGGCTTAGACAAAAAACTTTTTGGAGTAAAACTCAGCGCTAAATTTGGTAAAAAAGTGGAAAAACATTTTGCTTTATTGCAAGATAGTAGAGTTTTTTTGTATGATCTCATAGGCGAGTATAGGCTTGATCCAAAACAAATTTTATCAAGTTTAAGTTTGGGAAAGTTTTATCGTAGGCTAATTAACGAGCCATTTTTAAAAAGATGTACTAAATTTGATATGATGAAAATATCTCTAAATATGAGTTTATCGCAGTGGCTTGGGCTAAATACTAAAAAAAGGATAAGTTTAGCAAAAGAACTTGGTTTTTATGATAAAAAATTTAGTCCAGTTATAGATATAAGCAAGGCTAATGGGCTAAAATCAAAAGAGCTAGGTAAATTTATAGAGCAACAAAAAGAGCTAGCGATAAAAAAATACTTAAGGATAAAAAATTGA
- a CDS encoding phosphatase has protein sequence MICIDLGSNTLRACLMNDELEVVQAYEKIVGSARNLSDKGLSDQAKKRIYDALVQLKSRFDFDSNLNIAVATEAFRLAKNAKDFFEFISSDLGINFNIISGFLEAKLTRLGVENRAKKLGVNIEKSLLIDLGGASTEISFGDNFASFKFGIVRFWQECDFDIKDSDKFAKFAKIKTNEAVKFIDGFKFENIILTSGVPTSVAALKLGLKYDDYDARLINGMVLDMNDFYDARRILCAAKDPDLLVGDDRVELVIAGIWLMSSMISKFKVPFIVIDDGLREGIGVGAKLKLLNLKE, from the coding sequence TTGATCTGTATCGATCTAGGCTCAAATACTCTTAGAGCTTGTTTGATGAATGATGAGCTTGAAGTAGTCCAGGCTTATGAAAAAATAGTAGGATCTGCTAGAAATTTAAGCGATAAAGGGCTTAGCGATCAAGCTAAGAAAAGGATTTATGATGCTTTGGTTCAGCTAAAAAGTAGGTTTGATTTTGACTCAAATTTAAATATTGCAGTCGCAACAGAGGCTTTTAGACTAGCTAAAAATGCCAAAGACTTTTTTGAATTCATATCTAGTGATTTGGGTATAAACTTCAACATTATAAGTGGATTTCTTGAGGCAAAACTTACTAGGCTAGGCGTGGAAAATAGGGCGAAAAAGCTCGGAGTAAATATAGAAAAATCTCTGCTTATAGATCTTGGTGGAGCTAGTACTGAGATAAGTTTTGGAGATAATTTTGCTAGTTTTAAGTTTGGCATAGTTAGATTTTGGCAAGAATGCGACTTTGATATAAAAGATAGTGATAAATTTGCTAAATTTGCAAAAATAAAAACTAATGAAGCTGTAAAGTTTATAGATGGTTTTAAATTTGAAAATATCATCTTGACTTCTGGAGTTCCTACAAGTGTAGCAGCACTTAAGCTAGGATTAAAATATGATGATTACGATGCAAGGCTGATAAATGGTATGGTTTTAGATATGAATGATTTTTATGATGCGAGGCGGATATTATGCGCCGCAAAAGATCCGGATTTGCTAGTTGGAGATGATAGAGTAGAGCTTGTTATAGCTGGAATTTGGCTAATGTCTTCTATGATATCTAAATTTAAAGTACCTTTTATCGTCATTGATGATGGGCTTAGAGAAGGCATAGGAGTTGGTGCTAAGCTTAAATTATTAAATTTAAAGGAGTAA
- the rmuC gene encoding DNA recombination protein RmuC, whose amino-acid sequence MEIYILLSAVISALLVLVLYQFFHTNKLKFELKLQNERFLNLQIKLDENRAKLLSLENKIQNLNEQKTQSEIEKEKLKTKFDEQIHINLELKARQDELDLKTREYFELKTKEMSQHLLNLNSKTLSENSQKILENLINPLKNEIEKYQKESINTSTVFKTNFENLKSETKNIMTQAKNLAEALNGNKKVLGNWGEIQLDSVLSASGLELNKNYFKQVAYKDKNGAQKYLDVVVDFGDSKKAIIDAKCSLVNYNAYFNESDEAKKTQFAKALSNDVKKHIELLSSKEYQDYDTKTYEYIFMFVPNDAIFYTALNQDSTIYEYAYERGIFITTPLTLLMALKTVYICWRNLKSDENAMRILTEAGKIYDKFSIFTDSFEKIQNQLNTLNKTFGECQTTLSEGRGNLLGRFENLKKLGAKTTKNIGKTYYEFEDDSVI is encoded by the coding sequence ATGGAAATTTATATACTTTTATCTGCTGTTATCTCTGCTCTTTTAGTTTTGGTTTTATATCAATTCTTTCATACAAATAAGCTTAAATTTGAACTTAAATTGCAAAATGAGAGATTTTTAAATTTACAGATCAAACTTGATGAAAATAGAGCTAAACTGCTGAGTTTGGAAAACAAAATTCAAAACCTAAATGAGCAAAAAACACAAAGTGAGATAGAAAAAGAAAAACTAAAAACTAAATTTGATGAACAAATTCATATAAATTTAGAATTAAAAGCAAGACAAGACGAGCTAGATTTAAAAACGAGAGAGTATTTTGAGCTAAAAACCAAAGAGATGAGCCAACATCTTTTAAATTTAAATAGTAAAACGCTTAGCGAAAACTCACAAAAGATCCTTGAAAATCTTATAAATCCGCTCAAAAACGAGATAGAAAAATACCAAAAAGAGAGCATAAATACAAGCACTGTATTTAAAACGAATTTTGAAAATCTCAAAAGTGAAACCAAAAATATAATGACTCAAGCTAAAAATCTCGCCGAGGCGCTAAATGGCAATAAAAAAGTTCTTGGCAACTGGGGTGAGATACAGCTTGATAGCGTGCTTAGTGCTAGCGGACTAGAGCTAAATAAAAATTATTTTAAGCAAGTCGCTTATAAAGATAAAAATGGAGCACAAAAATATCTTGATGTAGTCGTTGATTTTGGTGATAGTAAAAAAGCAATTATCGACGCAAAATGCTCTTTGGTGAATTATAATGCGTATTTTAACGAAAGCGATGAAGCCAAAAAAACGCAGTTTGCAAAGGCGCTTTCAAATGATGTTAAAAAACACATTGAGTTACTTAGCTCAAAAGAGTATCAAGACTATGACACTAAAACGTATGAATATATATTTATGTTTGTTCCAAATGATGCTATATTTTACACGGCTTTAAATCAAGACAGCACAATATATGAGTATGCTTATGAAAGAGGCATTTTTATAACGACTCCGCTTACTTTGCTTATGGCTTTAAAAACCGTTTATATATGCTGGAGAAATTTAAAAAGCGATGAGAATGCTATGAGAATTCTCACTGAAGCTGGAAAAATATATGATAAATTTAGTATATTTACAGATAGTTTTGAGAAGATCCAAAATCAGCTAAATACATTAAATAAAACTTTTGGAGAGTGTCAAACTACTCTTAGTGAAGGCAGAGGAAATCTGCTTGGAAGATTTGAAAATTTAAAAAAACTAGGTGCGAAAACTACTAAAAATATAGGTAAAACTTACTACGAATTTGAAGATGACAGCGTTATATGA
- a CDS encoding 3-isopropylmalate dehydratase small subunit, whose translation MSKVWKFKDNIDTDIIIAARYLNTSDPEILAKHIMEDADKDFYSKVTKGDIIVAGENFGCGSSREHAPIALKAAGISVVIAKSFARIFYRNSFNTGLLILECQRTDEINEGDELEIGFSEGIIKNLTQKTEYKFEPIPEFMQELVRSGGLINYAKKSL comes from the coding sequence ATGTCAAAAGTATGGAAATTTAAAGATAATATTGATACTGATATAATAATCGCCGCAAGATATTTAAATACAAGCGATCCAGAAATATTAGCAAAACATATAATGGAAGATGCAGATAAGGATTTTTATAGTAAAGTTACAAAAGGCGATATAATCGTAGCTGGAGAGAACTTTGGCTGCGGAAGTAGTCGTGAGCACGCTCCAATAGCACTAAAAGCAGCTGGTATCAGTGTGGTAATCGCAAAGTCTTTTGCGAGAATTTTTTATAGAAATAGCTTTAATACAGGACTTTTGATACTAGAATGTCAAAGAACAGATGAGATAAATGAAGGTGATGAGCTAGAAATAGGCTTTAGCGAAGGAATAATCAAAAATTTAACTCAAAAAACAGAGTATAAATTTGAACCGATTCCTGAGTTTATGCAAGAGCTTGTGAGATCTGGCGGACTTATAAACTATGCTAAAAAAAGTTTATAA
- a CDS encoding LysE family translocator, with product MDWILFITSFFLAALSPGLNMLMALTIGLSAGYKRAFLFILSSTFCLAAMVFLSGVGIGFLITKFPFFFTILRIFGAFYLFFIAYKMFLATKIDSDIKIDVRNLSTKAIVFQGFVSSFGDPLIWGFMISLLPKFMDIHNPFNSTFAAFIIVIACIEFVATNIYATFGSSVKMFFSSNFKIINKISATMFLLLGVWMLFDAFKSF from the coding sequence ATGGACTGGATTTTATTTATTACAAGCTTCTTTTTGGCTGCTTTAAGCCCCGGGCTAAATATGCTTATGGCGCTTACTATCGGGCTTAGCGCAGGTTATAAAAGAGCGTTTTTATTTATCTTATCATCTACTTTTTGTTTGGCTGCTATGGTATTTTTAAGCGGAGTTGGGATAGGATTTTTGATAACTAAATTTCCATTTTTCTTTACTATTCTTAGGATTTTTGGTGCGTTTTATCTATTTTTTATAGCTTATAAGATGTTTTTGGCTACTAAAATAGATAGTGATATAAAGATAGATGTTAGAAATTTAAGCACAAAAGCTATAGTTTTTCAAGGATTTGTAAGCTCTTTTGGCGATCCTCTTATATGGGGATTTATGATAAGTTTGCTACCTAAATTTATGGACATTCATAATCCTTTTAACTCTACTTTTGCGGCATTTATCATAGTTATAGCTTGTATAGAGTTTGTAGCTACAAATATCTATGCTACTTTTGGCTCAAGCGTAAAGATGTTTTTTAGTTCAAACTTTAAGATTATAAATAAGATCAGTGCAACTATGTTTTTACTACTTGGAGTTTGGATGCTTTTTGACGCGTTTAAATCTTTTTAG
- the leuB gene encoding 3-isopropylmalate dehydrogenase has product MKRYNVCVIKGDGIGPEIADEAIKVLDSVSAKFGFELNYEYFLMGGAAIDVFGVPLPDETLDAALKSDAVLFGAIGGEKWDSLPRNLRPESGLLKIRKSLGAYANLRPALIFDELINASTLKPEVLQDVDLLVVRELTGGLYFGEPRKKEEDRAYNTMVYSTSEIQRIAKIAFEVALKRDKKVCMVDKANVLETSQLWREVTTKVAKDYPEVSLEFMYVDNAAMQLVRNPAQFDVILTENLFGDILSDEASMICGSIGLLPSASLGGKVGIYEPIHGSAPDIAGQGIANPIAMILSAAMMLKYAFNENDAADAIEKAVRAVLKDGYRTKDIAKFDAKEICTTSEIGSIISDYVKKI; this is encoded by the coding sequence ATGAAAAGATATAATGTATGTGTTATAAAAGGTGATGGCATAGGGCCAGAAATAGCAGACGAAGCGATAAAAGTTCTCGATAGCGTGAGTGCGAAATTTGGGTTTGAGTTAAACTACGAATATTTTTTAATGGGTGGAGCTGCCATTGATGTTTTTGGCGTTCCACTTCCTGATGAGACTTTGGATGCTGCTTTAAAAAGTGATGCTGTGCTTTTTGGGGCTATTGGTGGTGAAAAATGGGACTCTCTTCCTAGAAATCTTCGCCCTGAAAGCGGACTTTTAAAGATAAGAAAATCGCTTGGGGCTTATGCAAATTTACGTCCAGCTCTTATATTTGACGAGCTTATAAATGCTTCTACTTTAAAGCCTGAAGTTTTACAAGATGTCGATTTACTAGTAGTTCGTGAGCTTACTGGTGGTCTTTATTTTGGTGAGCCTAGAAAAAAAGAAGAAGATAGAGCTTATAATACTATGGTATATAGCACAAGTGAAATACAAAGGATAGCTAAGATCGCTTTTGAAGTAGCCCTTAAAAGAGATAAAAAAGTTTGTATGGTAGATAAAGCAAACGTACTAGAAACATCTCAACTTTGGAGAGAAGTGACTACAAAAGTCGCAAAAGACTATCCTGAAGTAAGCTTAGAGTTTATGTATGTGGATAACGCTGCTATGCAGCTAGTGAGAAATCCAGCACAATTTGACGTTATTTTAACTGAGAATTTATTTGGTGATATACTTAGCGATGAAGCTAGTATGATATGTGGTTCTATCGGGTTGCTTCCTAGTGCGTCGCTTGGTGGAAAAGTAGGGATTTATGAGCCTATACATGGAAGTGCTCCTGATATCGCAGGGCAAGGAATCGCAAATCCTATAGCTATGATACTTTCAGCTGCTATGATGCTAAAATACGCATTTAATGAAAATGATGCGGCTGATGCCATAGAAAAAGCAGTTCGCGCAGTGTTAAAAGATGGATACAGAACAAAAGATATAGCCAAATTTGATGCCAAAGAGATATGCACTACAAGCGAGATTGGCTCTATAATTAGTGATTATGTAAAGAAAATATGA
- a CDS encoding GatB/YqeY domain-containing protein, with translation MSVKEQILNDIKEAMKNKDNFRRDTLRMINSAFKQIEVDERVELSDERIFSILQTEIKRRNESATQYKAGNRDDLAQKELEEIAIISVYLPKQLSDNEVEEGLKAIISKNGFASIKDLGALMKVAKDEFGASCDGKRMSEFAKKLLNS, from the coding sequence ATGAGTGTAAAAGAGCAAATTTTAAACGACATTAAAGAGGCGATGAAAAATAAAGATAATTTTCGTCGTGATACTTTAAGAATGATAAATTCAGCATTTAAACAAATCGAAGTTGATGAAAGAGTAGAGCTTAGTGATGAGCGAATTTTTTCTATTCTTCAAACTGAGATAAAGCGTAGAAACGAATCGGCAACCCAGTATAAAGCGGGAAATAGAGACGATCTCGCTCAAAAAGAACTCGAAGAAATAGCCATTATAAGCGTATATCTTCCAAAACAATTAAGCGATAACGAAGTAGAAGAGGGGCTTAAAGCCATCATATCAAAAAATGGTTTTGCCTCTATAAAAGATCTAGGAGCCCTAATGAAAGTAGCTAAAGATGAATTTGGCGCAAGCTGCGATGGCAAAAGAATGAGTGAATTTGCTAAAAAGCTTTTAAACAGCTAA
- a CDS encoding type II secretion system F family protein, whose protein sequence is MKIYEIEQMINFKRTKVIIKADSLNQARALAKTQNNSPILKINEINSIPLDEQLEQVKEQLSKFFLNSKIKIPNLVALVRQISVMSNAGISIHDCIKEAVSSTSDKKLRGIFENVSMDLNAGMSLTESLKKYEYELGHIFIAMIRLGEEGGNLSEALKKLADILQEVWDNQKKFKKAIRYPITVIVAIIIAFVLLMVVVVPKFREIFEQLNATLPLPTIILLNIEYVLSNFGLYMLGGIIVLIFLIKKFYKSNSEFKFLSDKYLLKVYLIGDIIHLATMHRFNLVFSELVKAGIPVVNALDDACLTIQNSYIKDKMSNVKISVQQGNSLNSAFRDTKLYESMLIQMISAGEKSGSLDSMLEKVTDYYKDKFDNIIDNISSYVEPILLVFIACAVILLGLGIFMPMWDMTNAVK, encoded by the coding sequence ATGAAAATTTATGAAATAGAACAGATGATAAACTTTAAGCGGACTAAAGTCATCATAAAAGCAGATAGTCTAAATCAAGCTAGGGCTTTAGCAAAAACACAAAACAATAGCCCAATCTTAAAAATCAATGAGATAAACTCTATCCCGCTTGATGAACAACTAGAACAAGTAAAAGAACAACTAAGCAAATTTTTTTTAAATTCAAAAATAAAAATCCCAAATTTAGTTGCCCTAGTAAGACAGATAAGCGTTATGTCAAATGCAGGAATTTCCATACACGACTGCATAAAAGAAGCCGTTTCTAGTACATCTGATAAAAAACTTAGAGGTATATTTGAAAACGTAAGCATGGACTTAAATGCCGGTATGAGTCTAACTGAGTCGCTCAAAAAATACGAATACGAACTCGGACATATATTTATAGCTATGATTAGGCTTGGAGAAGAAGGCGGAAATCTCTCAGAAGCACTCAAAAAGTTAGCTGATATTTTACAAGAAGTATGGGATAATCAAAAGAAATTTAAAAAAGCTATAAGATATCCTATCACCGTCATAGTAGCTATAATAATAGCTTTTGTTTTACTTATGGTCGTAGTAGTGCCGAAATTTAGAGAAATTTTCGAGCAACTAAATGCTACGCTTCCACTGCCTACCATAATCTTACTAAATATAGAATACGTCCTTAGTAATTTTGGGCTATATATGCTTGGCGGAATCATTGTTTTGATTTTTCTTATCAAGAAATTTTATAAATCAAATAGCGAATTTAAATTTCTATCCGATAAATATCTACTAAAAGTTTATCTGATAGGAGATATAATACATCTTGCGACTATGCATAGATTTAACCTTGTATTTTCCGAGCTAGTTAAGGCTGGTATCCCTGTAGTAAATGCTTTAGACGATGCGTGTTTGACTATACAAAACTCATATATAAAAGATAAGATGTCAAACGTAAAAATAAGCGTCCAGCAAGGAAATTCGCTAAATTCAGCATTTAGAGACACAAAACTTTATGAAAGTATGCTTATACAAATGATAAGCGCAGGGGAGAAAAGTGGTAGTTTAGACTCTATGCTAGAAAAAGTTACGGATTATTATAAAGATAAATTTGATAATATCATAGATAATATATCAAGCTACGTAGAGCCGATACTGCTTGTATTTATAGCGTGTGCGGTCATACTTTTAGGACTTGGTATTTTTATGCCTATGTGGGATATGACAAACGCCGTAAAATAA
- a CDS encoding DUF4405 domain-containing protein — translation MKISKPVGTTSTIVTFVVVGITGILMFFDIESSGIKVLHEYIGIAMVIACVLHIMANLTPFKKYFVGKKLAIMSVLFVASVVFIAVTPNNPKPPFKEVYQNFTNLNLSTAEKIFGTNENLFNEYLNKNGLKFEDISIKEFATKNNIKENDLVKALLSK, via the coding sequence ATGAAAATTTCAAAACCAGTTGGGACAACATCCACGATAGTCACATTTGTAGTAGTAGGGATCACGGGAATTCTTATGTTTTTTGATATAGAATCTAGCGGTATAAAGGTTTTACACGAATATATAGGTATTGCAATGGTGATAGCATGTGTATTGCATATAATGGCAAATTTAACACCGTTTAAAAAGTACTTTGTAGGAAAAAAATTAGCTATAATGAGCGTTTTATTTGTAGCGTCCGTAGTTTTTATAGCCGTTACACCAAATAATCCAAAACCGCCGTTTAAAGAGGTATATCAAAACTTCACAAATCTAAATTTAAGTACTGCAGAGAAAATTTTCGGCACGAATGAAAACTTATTTAATGAATACCTAAATAAAAATGGACTTAAATTTGAAGATATAAGCATAAAAGAATTTGCAACTAAAAATAATATAAAAGAAAACGACTTAGTAAAAGCACTGCTAAGCAAATAA
- a CDS encoding LysE family translocator, with the protein MDWLLFITTFWAISLLPGLNMTLALSLGMSVGYTKTLFMMAGATISLGIVAFVCAVSVGAVLAKFPIFFQIFTIICAIYLLYLSYKMFLGSKFNLDEKAKDISSKALFWQGFMSSVSNPKAWAFFTALFPLFIDSVSPFGIRLYMMIFVLMFIEIIDFNIYALGGVAFKKLLKTKAYLIERVSAVLIAIIAVMMIIERF; encoded by the coding sequence ATGGACTGGTTGCTTTTTATAACTACTTTTTGGGCGATCTCGCTACTTCCTGGGCTAAATATGACTTTGGCTCTTAGCCTTGGTATGAGCGTCGGCTATACAAAAACGCTTTTTATGATGGCAGGAGCGACGATAAGTCTTGGCATAGTCGCTTTTGTATGCGCTGTTTCAGTAGGGGCGGTGTTGGCTAAATTTCCGATATTTTTTCAAATTTTTACCATTATATGTGCTATTTATCTTTTGTATCTGAGCTATAAAATGTTTCTTGGAAGCAAATTTAACCTTGATGAAAAAGCAAAAGATATAAGCTCTAAAGCTCTGTTTTGGCAAGGCTTTATGAGCTCAGTATCAAATCCAAAGGCGTGGGCGTTTTTTACTGCTTTATTTCCGCTCTTTATAGATAGCGTTTCGCCCTTTGGTATCAGGCTGTATATGATGATATTTGTCTTGATGTTTATAGAGATCATCGACTTTAATATCTATGCTCTTGGCGGAGTCGCGTTTAAAAAACTGCTTAAAACAAAAGCTTATCTGATAGAAAGAGTAAGTGCGGTCTTGATAGCTATCATAGCAGTTATGATGATAATTGAGCGATTTTAA
- a CDS encoding type II asparaginase codes for MLLALNATFAKPTIYILATGGTIAGSSSSALSNRYSSGTVSVDKLIAAVPKINEIATIKGEQVSNIGSQEMNNEVWLKLAKRVNELLTSKNIDGIVITHGTDTMEETAYFLNLVVKSNKPIVMVGAMRNSDSLSADGPLNLYNAVNVAMDKEAVGKGVLVVMNDEIHAAREVAKTNTTAVNAFASPNTGKIGTVIYGNTKFYMQPTRKHTKNSDFDITKIESLPRVDILFNHSNDNPDFVNIAVKNGAKGIINAGMGNGNPYPSMLEALGNAVKSGVVVVRDSRVGSGETTNKGEVDDVKYGFLTSDNLNAQKARVLLMLSLTKTNDPKKIREYFLTH; via the coding sequence ATGCTTTTAGCTTTAAATGCTACTTTTGCAAAACCTACTATTTATATACTTGCCACAGGCGGAACTATCGCAGGAAGTTCTTCAAGCGCTCTTAGTAACAGATACTCTTCAGGAACAGTTAGTGTAGATAAACTTATAGCCGCAGTTCCTAAAATCAATGAGATAGCTACCATAAAAGGCGAACAAGTAAGTAATATCGGCTCTCAAGAGATGAATAACGAAGTTTGGCTAAAACTAGCAAAACGCGTAAATGAGCTTTTAACTAGCAAAAATATAGATGGTATCGTGATCACTCACGGAACAGATACTATGGAAGAGACTGCTTATTTTCTAAATTTAGTCGTTAAAAGCAATAAGCCTATAGTTATGGTAGGAGCTATGAGAAACTCAGACTCTTTAAGTGCAGATGGTCCTTTAAATCTATATAATGCCGTAAATGTCGCAATGGATAAAGAAGCAGTAGGTAAGGGCGTTTTGGTTGTTATGAATGATGAAATTCACGCCGCTAGAGAAGTTGCTAAGACAAATACTACTGCTGTAAATGCTTTTGCTTCTCCAAATACTGGTAAAATAGGCACTGTTATTTATGGAAATACTAAATTTTATATGCAACCAACTAGAAAACATACAAAAAATAGCGATTTCGATATCACTAAAATCGAGTCTTTACCTAGAGTAGATATACTATTTAACCACTCAAACGATAATCCTGATTTTGTAAATATCGCTGTGAAAAATGGAGCAAAAGGCATAATCAACGCTGGAATGGGAAATGGAAATCCATATCCAAGTATGCTTGAAGCTTTAGGTAACGCGGTAAAAAGCGGTGTAGTTGTCGTTAGAGATAGCAGAGTAGGTAGTGGAGAGACTACAAACAAAGGCGAAGTAGATGACGTAAAATACGGCTTTTTGACAAGCGATAATCTAAATGCACAAAAAGCTAGAGTGCTTTTGATGCTCTCTTTAACAAAGACAAATGATCCTAAAAAAATTAGAGAGTATTTTTTAACTCACTAA